Proteins found in one Magnolia sinica isolate HGM2019 chromosome 5, MsV1, whole genome shotgun sequence genomic segment:
- the LOC131245263 gene encoding probable transcription factor GLK1 yields the protein MLSVSPLRSSKNEREGEMESFLAAADDFTDGLSANLLDDINFDDLFVGIDDGDVLPDLEMDPEMLTEFPVESSSEVTMSPPTTVTEKVEEKKGSSGGEKLASKREDSVTTSANSGLWDGDGGRKPAIVQAKGSQGRKKVKVDWTPDLHRRFVQVVEQLGVDKAVPSRILELMGIDCLTRHNIASHLQKYRSHRKHTLAREAGAASWSQRRQMYGGGGKRDMGPWIAPTMGFPPLPLPTAFQHFRPLHVWGHPTVDQSIVHLWPKHLVHSPSPPPPSWVPPPPLDPSYWHPPHQHVSKDGWAPNAFTQGTPCFPQPMTAPRFPTPITVPVPGIPPHALRKVDNGIPIPSGQSDHIDFHPSKETVDAAIGDVLAKPWLPLPLGLKPPSMEGVLVELQKQGISKIPPSCA from the exons ATGCTTTCAGTATCACCTCTTAGAAGCTCCAAgaatgaaagggagggagagatggAAAGCTTCTTGGCTGCAGCAGACGATTTCACTGACGGGTTGTCGGCAAACTTGCTTGACGATATCAACTTCGATGATCTCTTCGTCGGAATTGATGATGGAGATGTACTCCCAGATTTGGAGATGGACCCAGAGATGCTCACAGAATTCCCGGTGGAGTCATCGTCGGAGGTGACTATGTCGCCACCGACGACTGTGACTGAGAAAGTGGAGGAGAAGAAGGGATCAAGTGGAGGAGAGAAGTTGGCGAGTAAGAGAGAGGACTCAGTCACGACATCAGCAAATTCTGGGCTGTGGGATGGCGATGGAGGCCGGAAGCCGGCAATAGTGCAGGCCAAAGGGTCCCAAgggaggaagaaagtgaag GTGGATTGGACGCCAGACCTGCACCGTCGATTTGTTCAAGTGGTGGAGCAGCTGGGAGTGGATAAGGCAGTGCCTTCACGGATTTTGGAGCTTATGGGGATTGATTGTCTTACGCGCCATAACATTGCCAGTCATCTTCAA AAATATCGGTCGCATCGGAAGCATACGCTAGCAAGGGAAGCAGGGGCGGCAAGCTGGAGCCAAAGGCGGCAAATGTATGGGGGTGGAGGGAAGAGAGATATGGGTCCTTGGATTGCACCTACAATGGGATTCCCTCCTCTTCCTCTCCCTACTGCCTTCCAGCATTTCAGGCCATTGCACGTGTGGGGCCATCCGACCGTAGATCAGTCCATTGTACATCTGTGGCCGAAACATCTGGTCCATTCGCCATCTCCACCGCCACCATCATGGGTGCCTCCTCCTCCTCTGGATCCTTCCTATTGGCACCCTCCACATCAGCAt GTATCCAAAGATGGCTGGGCTCCAAATGCTTTCACCCAAGGGACTCCTTGTTTCCCTCAACCAATGACAGCCCCG AGATTTCCTACTCCAATTACAGTTCCAGTGCCAGGCATTCCACCCCATGCATTGCGCAAAGTAGACAACGGCATTCCCATTCCAAGCGGACAATCCGACCATATAGACTTCCATCCG TCAAAAGAGACCGTAGATGCAGCTATTGGAGATGTTTTAGCAAAGCCATGGCTGCCACTTCCTCTTGGACTAAAGCCCCCATCTATGGAGGGTGTGTTGGTGGAACTACAAAAGCAAGGAATATCAAAAATACCACCATCTTGTGCTTGA